Proteins encoded together in one Lathyrus oleraceus cultivar Zhongwan6 chromosome 5, CAAS_Psat_ZW6_1.0, whole genome shotgun sequence window:
- the LOC127082298 gene encoding probable inactive receptor kinase At4g23740: MDKKLSLLFIFSVMLVSVEAEPVEDKQALLDFLHKMSHSPHVNWDENSSVCQTWRGVTCNTERSRVIAIRLPGAGLSGPIPPNTLSRLAALETVSLRSNGITGFFPGGFSELKNLTSLYLQSNKFSGPLPLDFSVWSNLTVVNLSNNFFNGSIPFSVSNLTHLSSLVLANNSLSGAIPDIDIHSLRELNLANNNLSGVVPKSLLRFPSWAFSGNNLTSVNSSHPPALPMHPPYTLPPKKTKRLSETALLGIIIGVCAFGFAVIAVVMVLCCYDFAAAGVKESVKSKKKEDSMIAETSASREKNKIVFFEECNLAFDLEDLLRASAEILGKGSFGTTYKAALEDASTVVVKRLKEVTVGKKEFEQQMEVLGKIKHENVDALRAYYYSKDEKLVVSDYYQQGSVSSILHGNRGDGRTSLDWDSRLRIAIGTARGIAHIHVQQGGKLVHGNIKASNIFVNEQGYGCVSDIGLATLMSSIPSPGTRASGYRAPEVTDTRKATHSSDIYSFGVLLLELLTGKSPIYSAEGEQIVHLVRWVNSVVREEWTAEVFDVELLRYSNIEEEMVEMLQIGMACAARMPDQRPKMSEVVRMMEGIRPENRPSSTESRSEVSTPTVYAT, translated from the exons ATGGACAAGAAGCTATCTCTCTTGTTCATATTTTCAGTAATGTTGGTTAGTGTTGAAGCTGAACCAGTGGAAGATAAACAAGCtttacttgattttcttcatAAGATGAGTCATTCTCCACATGTCAATTGGGATGAGAATTCTTCTGTATGCCAAACCTGGAGAGGAGTTACCTGCAACACCGAACGATCTCGAGTTATAGCGATTCGGTTACCTGGAGCTGGATTAAGCGGTCCAATCCCACCGAACACGCTCAGTCGCCTCGCGGCTCTTGAGACAGTGAGTCTTAGATCAAATGGTATCACTGGTTTTTTCCCTGGTGGATTCTCTGAGCTGAAAAACTTGACTAGTCTTTATCTGCAATCTAACAAATTTTCTGGACCATTACCATTGGATTTTTCTGTTTGGAGTAATCTTACTGTTGTCAATTTGTCCAACAATTTTTTCAATGGTAGCATCCCTTTTTCGGTTTCAAATCTGACTCATCTCAGTTCACTAGTCCTTGCAAACAACTCTCTTTCTGGTGCGATTCCTGATATCGATATTCATAGCCTTCGAGAGCTAAATTTAGCAAACAATAACCTTAGTGGTGTTGTGCCAAAATCACTTCTTAGATTTCCAAGTTGGGCTTTTTCTGGTAACAATCTTACATCGGTAAATAGTTCACATCCTCCGGCTTTGCCTATGCATCCACCTTATACTCTTCCGCCTAAGAAAACCAAAAGACTCAGTGAAACTGCATTATTGGGAATCATCATCGGTGTTTGCGCATTTGGATTTGCAGTGATTGCGGTTGTCATGGTTTTGTGTTGCTATGACTTTGCTGCTGCAGGTGTAAAAGAATCTGTGAAGTCTAAGAAAAAAGAAGACTCTATGATAGCAGAAACTTCTGCGAGCCGAGAGAAAAACAAAATAGTATTTTTTGAGGAGTGCAATCTCGCGTTCGAtctagaggatcttttgagagcttcTGCTGAGATTCTTGGAAAGGGTAGTTTTGGTACAACATATAAAGCTGCTTTAGAGGATGCAAGCACTGTGGTGGTGAAGAGGTTGAAAGAGGTAACTGTTGGGAAAAAGGAGTTTGAACAGCAGATGGAAGTTTTGGGGAAAATTAAGCATGAAAATGTTGATGCATTAAGAGCTTATTATTATTCAAAGGATGAGAAGCTAGTTGTATCTGATTATTATCAACAAGGAAGTGTTTCTTCCATCTTACATG GTAATCGAGGGGACGGAAGAACTTCACTAGACTGGGATAGCCGTTTAAGAATCGCGATTGGAACCGCAAGAGGAATTGCTCACATCCATGTTCAACAAGGAGGGAAACTAGTTCATGGAAACATAAAAGCCTCGAACATCTTTGTCAACGAACAAGGATACGGTTGTGTATCTGACATAGGTTTAGCAACATTGATGAGTTCAATACCTTCACCAGGGACAAGAGCATCAGGATACCGTGCACCAGAAGTAACTGATACACGTAAAGCAACGCATTCGTCTGATATATACAGTTTTGGTGTCCTGCTACTCGAGCTTCTAACTGGAAAATCGCCTATATATTCGGCAGAAGGCGAACAAATTGTTCACTTGGTTAGATGGGTGAATTCGGTTGTGAGGGAGGAATGGACTGCAGAGGTTTTCGACGTGGAGCTTTTGAGGTATTCAAATATAGAAGAAGAAATGGTGGAGATGCTACAGATAGGGATGGCTTGTGCAGCAAGAATGCCAGATCAGAGACCGAAAATGTCTGAAGTGGTGAGAATGATGGAAGGGATTCGTCCCGAAAATCGACCATCGTCTACTGAATCTAGATCAGAAGTTTCAACTCCAACTGTTTATGCAACTTGA